In Harmonia axyridis chromosome 6, icHarAxyr1.1, whole genome shotgun sequence, a single window of DNA contains:
- the LOC123682560 gene encoding myosin heavy chain, muscle isoform X10, with protein sequence MPKAPAGQEDEDPTPYLFVSLEQKRIDQTKPYDAKKSCWVPDEKEGFVLGEIKGTKGDLVTVGVPGGETKDFKKEQVTQVNPPKYEKAEDMSNLTYLNDASVLHNLKQRYYAKLIYTYSGLFCVAINPYKRFPVYTNRCAKLYRGKRRNEVPPHIFAISDGAYVNMLTNNENQSMLITGESGAGKTENTKKVIAYFATVGASSKKPTEEEKKKGTLEDQVVQTNPVLEAFGNAKTVRNDNSSRFGKFIRIHFGPTGKLAGADIETYLLEKARVISQQTLERSYHIFYQMMSGAVPGLKDMCLLSNNVNDYHFVAQGKTTIPNVDDGEECTITDQAFDVLGFTQEEKDNIYKITASVMHMGCMKFKQRGREEQAEPDGTEGGEQVAKLLGIDQNALYQALCKPRIKVGNEFVTQGRNVNQVSYSVGAMSKAMFDRLFKFLVKKCNETLDTKQKRQHFIGVLDIAGFEIFDFNGFEQLCINFTNEKLQQFFNHHMFVLEQEEYQREGIEWAFIDFGMDLLACIELIEKPMGILSILEEESMFPKATDRTFEEKLNTNHLGKSPNFLKPKPPKPGQQAAHFAIGHYAGNVPYNITGWLEKNKDPLNDTVVDLYKKGTNKLLVEIFADHPGQSGSAADAKGAKRPKGSAFQTVSSLYREQLNNLMTTLRSTQPHFVRCIIPNEMKQPGVIDSHLVMHQLTCNGVLEGIRICRKGFPNRMVYPDFKLRYKILNPAAVTKESDPKKCAGHILDATGLDPENYRLGHTKVFFRAGVLGQMEELRDERLGKIVTWMQSWARGYLSRKEFKKLQEQRLALQVCQRNLRKYLKLRTWPWYKLWQKVRPLLNVTRIEDEIAKLEEKAKKAEEAYERESKAKKELEGLYSKLLAEKTELLNSLEGEKGSLSETQERANKLQAQKNDLESQLQETQDRLSQEEDARNQLNQQKKKLEQEIGGYKKDVEDLELNLQKAEQDKATKEHQIRNLNDEIAHQDELINKLNKEKKLSGENNQKISEELQAAEDKVNHLNKVKAKLEQTLDELEDSLEREKKLRGDVEKSKRKVEGDLKLTQEAVADLERNKKELEQTIQRKDKEISSLTAKLEDEQSVVGKLQKQIKELQSRIEELEEEVEAERQARAKAEKQRADLARELEELGERLEEAGGATSAQIELNKKREAELAKLRRDLEESNIQHESTLANLRKKHNDAVSEMGEQIDQLNKLKAKAEKEKAQYFGELNDLRASVDHLANEKAAVEKVSKQLSQQLNDVQAKLDETNRTLNDFDAAKKKLSIENSDLLRQLEEAESQVSQLSKIKVSLTTQLEDTKRLADEEGRERATLLGKFRNLEHDLDNIREQVEEEAEAKADIQRQLSKANAEAQLWRQKYESEGIARSEELEEAKRKLQARLAEAEETIESLNQKVVALEKTKQRLATEVEDLQLEVDRANAIANAAEKKQKAFDKIIGEWKLKVDDLAAELDASQKECRNYSTELFRLKGAYEEGQEQLEAVRRENKNLADEVKDLLDQIGEGGRNIHEIEKARKRLEAEKDELQAALEEAEAALEQEENKVLRAQLELSQVRQEIDRRIQEKEEEFENTRKNHQRALDSMQASLEAEAKGKAEALRMKKKLEADINELEIALDHANKANAEAQKTIKRYQQQLKDTQTALEEEQRARDEAREQLGISERRANALQNELEESRTLLEQADRARRQAEQELGDAHEQLNDLSAQNSSLSAAKRKLESELQTLHSDLDELLNEAKNSEEKAKKAMVDAARLADELRAEQDHAQTQEKLRKALETQIKDLQVRLDEAEANALKGGKKAIQKLEQRVRELENELDGEQRRHADAQKNLRKSERRIKELSFQAEEDRKNHERMQDLVDKLQQKIKTYKRQIEEAEEIAALNLAKFRKAQQELEEAEERADLAEQAISKFRAKGRAPSVTRGASPAPRQRALDGLGGTFPPRFDLANEDF encoded by the exons ATGCCTAAAGCACCAGCAGGTCAAGAAGACGAAGATCCAACCCCATACTTGTTCGTATCTCTCGAACAGAAACGTATTGACCAGACTAAGCCCTATGATGCCAAGAAATCATGCTGGGTACCGGACGAGAAGGAAGGTTTTGTCCTTGGAGAGATCAAGGGTACCAAAGGAGACCTTGTCACCGTTGGTGTTCCTGGAGGAGAG ACCAAGGACTTCAAGAAGGAGCAAGTAACTCAAGTCAACCCACCTAAGTACGAAAAAGCCGAGGATATGTCAAACTTGACATACCTCAACGATGCTTCAGTTTTACATAACTTGAAGCAAAGATATTATGCTAAGCTTATCTAT ACCTACTCAGGGCTTTTCTGTGTTGCTATTAACCCCTACAAGCGTTTCCCTGTATATACCAACCGTTGTGCCAAGTTATACCGTGGTAAAAGGCGTAATGAAGTACCACCACACATCTTCGCCATTTCTGATGGTGCTTATGTCAACATGTTGACCA ACAATGAAAATCAATCTATGTTGATTAC TGGTGAGTCTGGTGCTGGTAAAACTGAAAACACGAAAAAGGTAATTGCCTACTTCGCCACCGTTGGTGCTTCATCCAAGAAGCCCACtgaagaagaaaagaagaagGGTACTCTTGAAGATCAAGTTGTACAAACTAACCCTGTACTTGAAGCTTTCGGTAACGCCAAGACAGTGCGTAACGACAACTCTTCTCGTTTC GGTAAATTCATCCGTATTCACTTCGGTCCTACTGGTAAACTTGCTGGTGCTGATATTGAAACTT ATCTACTTGAGAAGGCTCGTGTCATCTCCCAGCAAACTCTTGAAAGATCTTACCACATTTTCTACCAGATGATGTCTGGTGCCGTTCCTGGACTTAAAG ATATGTGTTTGTTGTCCAATAATGTCAACGACTACCACTTCGTTGCACAAGGTAAAACTACTATTCCAAATGTAGATGATGGCGAAGAATGCACCATCACTGAT CAAGCTTTCGATGTACTTGGTTTCACCCAAGAAGAAAAAGACAACATCTACAAGATCACTGCCTCTGTTATGCACATGGGTTGCATGAAATTCAAGCAAAGGGGTCGTGAAGAACAGGCTGAACCAGATGGCACAGAA GGAGGTGAACAAGTTGCCAAACTTCTGGGTATTGACCAAAATGCCTTGTACCAAGCTTTGTGCAAACCAAGAATCAAAGTCGGTAACGAGTTCGTCACCCAAGGTCGTAATGTCAACCAAGTATCATACTCCGTTGGTGCCATGTCAAAGGCCATGTTTGACAGGCTCTTCAAGTTCTTGGTCAAGAAGTGTAACGAAACTCTTGACACAAAACAAAAGAGACAACACTTCATTGGTGTACTTGATATTGCAGGTTTTGAAATCTTCGAT TTCAATGGATTTGAACAACTTTGCATCAACTTCACCAATGAGAAATTGCAACAATTCTTTAACCACCACATGTTTGTGTTGGAACAAGAAGAATACCAAAGAGAAGGAATTGAATGGGCTTTCATTGATTTTGGCATGGATTTGTTAGCCTGTATCGAACTTATCGAAAAG CCTATGGGTATCCTCTCCATCCTTGAAGAAGAATCTATGTTCCCCAAAGCTACTGACAGGACCTTTGAAGAAAAGTTGAACACCAACCACTTGGGTAAATCACCCAACTTCTTGAAACCAAAACCACCAAAGCCTGGTCAGCAAGCTGCCCACTTCGCCATTGGGCATTATGCTGGTAAT GTACCATACAACATCACCGGTTGGTTGGAAAAGAACAAGGACCCCTTGAACGACACTGTTGTCGATCTCTACAAGAAGGGTACCAATAAACTGTTGGTAGAAATCTTCGCTGATCACCCAGGTCAATCTGGTAGCGCAGCTGATGCTAAAG GAGCAAAGAGGCCAAAGGGTTCAGCTTTCCAAACTGTATCCAGTTTATACAGG GAACAATTGAACAACTTGATGACCACCTTGAGATCTACCCAACCTCACTTCGTACGTTGTATCATTCCCAATGAAATGAAACAACCTGGAGTCATTGATTCTCACTTGGTTATGCACCAGTTGACTTGTAACGGTGTACTTGAAGGTATCCGTATCTGTAGGAAAGGTTTCCCCAACAGGATGGTCTACCCTGACTTCAAACTACG TTATAAAATCTTGAACCCAGCCGCTGTTACTAAGGAATCCGATCCCAAGAAGTGTGCTGGACACATTTTGGATGCTACGGGTCTTGACCCTGAAAATTACCGTCTAGGACACACCAAG GTATTCTTCCGTGCTGGAGTCTTGGGTCAGATGGAAGAACTACGTGACGAACGTCTTGGAAAGATTGTCACCTGGATGCAATCTTGGGCTCGTGGTTACTTGTCCAGGAAGGAGTTCAAGAAACTACAAGAGCAACGTTTGGCTCTCCAAGTTTGCCAGAGGAACTTGCGCAAATACCTAAAGTTGCGCACATGGCCATGGTACAAACTCTGGCAGAAGGTCAGACCACTCCTCAACGTCACCCGTATCGAGGATGAGATTGCT AAACTGGAAGAGAAGGCAAAGAAGGCTGAAGAAGCTTATGAACGTGAATCCAAAGCCAAGAAGGAGCTCGAGGGTCTTTACTCCAAACTTTTGGCTGAAAAGACTGAGCTCTTGAACTCTTTGGAAGGAGAGAAGGGATCTCTTTCTGAAACTCAAGAAAGGGCCAACAAATTGCAAGCCCAGAAGAACGACTTGGAATCTCAACTCCAG GAAACTCAAGACCGTTTGAGCCAAGAAGAGGATGCCCGCAACCAACTTAACCAACAAAAGAAGAAGTTGGAACAAGAAATTGGCGGTTACAAGAAGGACGTTGAAGACTTGGAACTCAATCTCCAAAAGGCTGAACAAGACAAAGCCACTAAGGAACACCAAATCAGAAACTTGAACGATGAAATCGCTCACCAAGACGAGCTCATCAACAAGTTGAACAAAGAGAAGAAACTTTCTGGAGAAAACAACCAGAAGATCTCTGAGGAACTCCAAGCTGCCGAAGACAAAGTCAACCATCTCAACAAGGTTAAAGCCAAATTGGAACAAACCTTGGACGAGCTTGAAGACTCCCTCGAAAGAGAGAAGAAACTTCGTGGAGATGTTGAGAAATCCAAGAGGAAGGTTGAAGGTGACTTGAAACTCACCCAAGAAGCTGTCGCTGACTTGGAACGCAACAAGAAGGAACTCGAACAGACCATCCAACGCAAAGACAAGGAAATCTCATCCCTCACTGCCAAACTGGAGGACGAACAATCCGTTGTTGGAAAACTCCAGAAACAAATCAAGGAACTCCAATCTCGCATCGAAGAATTGGAAGAGGAAGTCGAAGCTGAACGTCAAGCTCGTGCCAAGGCTGAAAAACAACGTGCTGATTTGGCCAGAGAATTGGAAGAACTTGGTGAGCGTTTGGAAGAAGCTGGTGGTGCCACTTCTGCCCAAATCGAACTCAACAAGAAACGTGAGGCTGAACTCGCCAAGCTCCGCAGGGATCTTGAGGAATCCAACATCCAACACGAAAGCACTCTCGCCAACCTTCGCAAGAAGCACAACGATGCTGTTTCCGAAATGGGTGAACAAATCGACCAACTCAACAAACTCAAGGCAAA GGCTGAAAAAGAGAAGGCTCAATACTTCGGCGAACTCAACGACTTACGTGCATCTGTGGACCATTTGGCTAACGAAAAG GCTGCTGTTGAAAAGGTATCCAAACAACTCTCTCAACAACTCAACGACGTTCAGGCTAAACTTGATGAAACCAACCGTACCCTCAATGACTTCGACGCTGCCAAGAAGAAGTTGTCCATCGAGAACTCTGACTTGCTCAGACAACTCGAGGAAGCCGAATCTCAAGTTTCTCAACTCAGCAAGATCAAGGTATCACTCACCACTCAATTGGAAGACACCAAGAGGTTAGCCGATGAAGAAGGTCGCGAACGTGCCACACTCCTTGGCAAATTCCGTAATCTTGAACACGACTTGGACAACATCCGTGAACAAGTTGAGGAAGAAGCTGAAGCTAAGGCTGACATCCAACGTCAACTCAGCAAAGCCAACGCTGAAGCCCAATTGTGGAGACAGAAATACGAATCTGAAGGTATCGCCCGCTCTGAAGAACTTGAAGAAGCTAAGAGGAAACTCCAAGCTCGTTTGGCTGAAGCTGAAGAGACCATCGAATCACTCAACCAGAAAGTCGTTGCCCTCGAGAAGACCAAACAGAGATTGGCTACTGAAGTCGAAGATCTCCAACTCGAAGTCGACCGTGCCAACGCAATTGCCAATGCTGCTGAAAAGAAACAGAAGGCATTCGACAAAATCATTGGAGAATGGAAACTCAAGGTTGACGACCTTGCTGCTGAACTTGACGCCAGCCAGAAGGAATGCAGAAACTACTCCACCGAATTGTTCAGACTCAAGGGAGCTTACGAAGAAGGACAAGAACAATTGGAAGCTGTCAGACGTGAAAACAAGAACTTGGCTGATGAAGTCAAGGACCTTCTTGACCAAATCGGCGAAGGTGGACGCAACATCCATGAAATCGAAAAGGCCAGGAAACGTTTGGAAGCTGAAAAGGACGAATTACAAGCCGCTCTCGAAGAAGCTGAAGCCGCTCTTGAACAGGAAGAAAACAAGGTACTCCGTGCCCAATTGGAACTCTCTCAAGTACGTCAAGAAATCGACCGCCGCATCCAAGAGAAAGAGGAGGAATTCGAAAACACCAGGAAGAACCACCAACGTGCCCTCGACTCCATGCAAGCTTCCCTCGAGGCTGAAGCCAAGGGTAAAGCTGAGGCCCTTCGCATGAAGAAGAAGTTGGAAGCCGACATCAACGAACTCGAAATTGCATTGGACCACGCCAACAAG GCTAATGCTGAGGCCCAAAAGACCATCAAACGCTACCAACAACAACTCAAGGATACCCAGACTGCCCTCGAAGAAGAACAACGTGCACGTGACGAAGCCCGTGAACAACTTGGAATCTCTGAACGTCGTGCTAATGCTCTTCAGAACGAACTTGAAGAATCTCGCACACTTTTGGAACAAGCTGACCGTGCCAGACGTCAAGCTGAACAAGAATTGGGAGATGCCCATGAACAACTCAACGACCTCTCCGCCCAGAACTCATCCTTGTCTGCTGCCAAGAGGAAACTCGAAAGCGAACTCCAAACCCTCCACTCCGACCTCGACGAACTTCTCAACGAAGCCAAGAACTCCGAAGAGAAGGCCAAGAAGGCTATGGTTGATGCTGCCCGTCTAGCTGATGAACTCAGAGCCGAACAAGACCACGCTCAAACTCAAGAAAAACTCCGCAAGGCCCTCGAAACACAAATCAAGGACCTCCAAGTTCGTCTTGATGAAGCCGAGGCCAATGCCCTTAAGGGAGGAAAGAAGGCCATCCAGAAATTGGAACAACGTGTCAGAGAATTGGAGAACGAATTAGACGGAGAACAGAGGAGACACGCTGACGCCCAGAAGAACCTCAGGAAGTCCGAGAGACGTATCAAGGAATTGAGCTTCCAGGCTGAAGAAGACCGCAAGAACCACGAACGTATGCAAGACTTGGTTGACAAACTCCAACAGAAGATCAAGACCTACAAGAGGCAGATCGAAGAAGCCGAAGAAATTGCTGCCCTCAACTTGGCCAAATTCCGCAAGGCACAACAGGAATTGGAAGAAGCTGAAGAACGCGCTGATCTTGCCGAACAAGCTATTTCCAAATTCAGAGCGAAGGGACGTGCCCCATCTGTCACCAGAGGAGCCAGCCCAGCA CCTCGCCAACGCGCCCTTGATGGCTTAGGAGGAACCTTCCCACCTAGGTTCGACCTTGCAAATGAAGATTTTTAA